Proteins co-encoded in one Rutidosis leptorrhynchoides isolate AG116_Rl617_1_P2 unplaced genomic scaffold, CSIRO_AGI_Rlap_v1 contig558, whole genome shotgun sequence genomic window:
- the LOC139884480 gene encoding trihelix transcription factor ENAP1-like, producing the protein MGDLTDSGSPPPPSSSTAIVAVSSPVTAITVTPQSRSLPVREDCWSEEATSTLVDSWGRRYMELNRGNLRQKDWQEVADAVNALHGHTKKTHRTDVQCKNRVDTIKKKYKTEKARLVSSNGSLTSSWPFYDRMDVLIGSNVKPSPKVSLNQKLPSSPPVAVALPLPYRKSMTNHIPTASVVTPLPQKRTASQVIPEDEGFSFRRKQIDRNNYSMAAAAAAAAAADSEEEEAEEEEEEELEGESQGKGVRKLANAIQRFGQVYERVEGEKLRQMVELEKQRMQFAKDLELQRMRMLMDTQVQLERIKRGKSSTSNVISDSTLHLHGAWLLVDWSTNVFKIFMARHLSRIVDPISERKLIEEY; encoded by the exons ATGGGTGATTTGACAGATTCCGGTAGTCCGCCGCCGCCTTCGTCGTCAACCGCCATCGTTGCTGTATCTTCTCCCGTCACCGCTATAACGGTCACGCCTCAATCTCGGTCGTTGCCTGTTCGTGAGGACTGTTGGAGCGAGGAGGCGACATCGACTCTTGTCGATTCATGGGGCCGCCGTTACATGGAGCTGAATCGGGGCAATCTCCGTCAGAAGGACTGGCAAGAGGTAGCTGACGCCGTCAACGCTCTCCATGGCCACACGAAGAAGACGCACCGGACGGATGTGCAGTGTAAGAATCGGGTCGACACCATCAAGAAGAAATATAAGACGGAGAAAGCTAGGCTCGTTTCTTCTAACGGAAGTTTGACGTCATCCTGGCCGTTTTATGATCGGATGGATGTTTTGATCGGATCCAACGTGAAGCCTTCTCCTAAGGTTTCTTTGAATCAAAAATTGCCGTCGTCGCCTCCGGTGGCCGTAGCTCTCCCTCTGCCGTACAGGAAATCCATGACTAATCATATTCCGACAGCGTCTGTTGTCACTCCCTTGCCTCAGAAACGAACGGCTTCTCAAGTGATTCCGGAAGATGAGGGATTTAGCTTCAGGAGGAAGCAAATTGATAGAAATAACTACTCAATGGCAGCTGCGGCCGCGGCCGCCGCAGCGGCAGACAGTGAGGAGGAGGAGgctgaggaggaggaggaggaggaattGGAAGGAGAAAGTCAAGGGAAGGGAGTCAGGAAACTTGCAAATGCCATACAGAGGTTCGGGCAAGTTTATGAGAGGGTTGAAGGCGAGAAATTGAGGCAAATGGTGGAGTTAGAGAAGCAAAGGATGCAGTTTGCAAAAGATTTGGAGCTTCAGAGGATGAGGATGCTTATGGACACTCAAGTTCAGCTAGAACGGATCAAGCGTGGCAAGAGTTCTACCTCTAATG TGATTAGTGATTCTACATTGCATCTGCACGGTGCTTGGCTCTTAGTTGATTGGAGTACAAATGTATTTAAG ATATTTATGGCTAGGCATCTGAGCAGGATCGTTGACCCTATCTCTGAAAGGAAGTTGATTGAAGAATATTGA